A genome region from Flavobacterium sp. includes the following:
- a CDS encoding homocysteine S-methyltransferase family protein, whose protein sequence is MKESGTILPHESNDLFLTDGGLETTLVFLEGFDLPCFAAFDLLKNEEGYNAIKNYYIRYLEIAKKYKTNFILEAPTWRANPDWIEKIGYSKNDLAEINKKAVALLTDLKAEFKNDINSILISACIGPRGDGYVPENCMNVEEAQIYHSKQIEVLSHTKIDLVSAMTMNYVEEAIGIVKAAETFNLSVVISFTVETDGKLPTGMSLKEAIEKVDQNVNILPIYYMINCAHPTHFLNELKENQNENWVKRIRAIRANASCKSHAELDDAAELDRGIPNELGKEYRDLKDSFPHLNVFGGCCGTDEEHVAAIADQLNINSL, encoded by the coding sequence ATGAAAGAGAGCGGAACTATTTTGCCCCATGAATCGAATGATCTTTTTTTAACAGATGGCGGACTCGAAACAACATTGGTTTTTCTGGAAGGATTTGATCTTCCTTGTTTTGCCGCTTTTGATTTATTAAAGAATGAAGAAGGATATAATGCGATTAAAAATTACTATATCCGATATTTAGAAATCGCCAAAAAGTACAAAACCAATTTTATTTTAGAAGCTCCAACTTGGCGCGCCAATCCGGATTGGATTGAAAAAATTGGTTATTCTAAAAATGACTTAGCTGAAATAAATAAAAAAGCAGTCGCACTTTTGACCGATTTAAAAGCTGAATTTAAAAATGATATCAACTCGATTTTAATAAGTGCCTGCATAGGTCCGCGCGGCGATGGATATGTTCCCGAAAATTGTATGAATGTTGAAGAAGCACAAATTTATCATTCTAAACAAATTGAAGTTTTAAGTCACACTAAAATTGATTTAGTTTCGGCAATGACGATGAATTATGTCGAAGAGGCTATCGGAATTGTAAAAGCGGCTGAAACATTTAATCTATCCGTTGTTATTTCTTTTACGGTCGAAACCGATGGAAAACTCCCAACAGGCATGAGTTTAAAAGAAGCTATCGAAAAAGTAGATCAAAATGTAAATATTCTGCCCATATATTATATGATTAATTGCGCGCATCCCACTCATTTTTTAAACGAACTTAAAGAAAATCAAAACGAAAATTGGGTAAAACGCATAAGAGCAATCAGAGCCAATGCCTCGTGTAAAAGCCACGCTGAGCTGGATGATGCTGCCGAATTAGATAGAGGAATTCCAAATGAATTGGGAAAAGAATATCGTGATTTAAAAGATTCTTTTCCGCATTTAAATGTTTTTGGCGGCTGCTGCGGAACTGATGAAGAACATGTTGCAGCAATTGCAGATCAATTGAATATCAATAGCCTCTAG
- a CDS encoding ATP-binding protein — protein sequence METIFTYLKKQFIFQLDTLFQVENPMEKPVLNQPNSNDFVDEFIIENNLTETDILILGLALVPHMKPDFLSSIIAEYLPNGGELPEFGGIKTKNHRGILPTGETAQFLIAGNDLEERISFYNYLHNGSFLYKKRIIKLESVPNGEPKLSGLLILEDEYIEKFITGKILKPQLSSNFPAQLIETQLDWEDLVLNSNTLNQIKEIETWLKFNEILLHEWNMKTKIKPGFRVMFYGAPGTGKTLTASLLGKYTQRDVYRIDLSMVISKYIGETEKNLSSLFDKAADKDWILFFDEADAVFGKRTNVRDAHDKYANQEVSYLLQRIENHPGLVILASNFKANIDAAFTRRFQSIIEFEVPTYNERLQLWKNNLPQGIKIAEDVNLNELSKKYDITGANIVNIIQYACLRTLEDKNESINLNHLLQGIKKEYAKEGKMM from the coding sequence ATGGAAACAATTTTCACATACCTAAAAAAACAATTCATATTTCAACTCGATACACTTTTTCAAGTTGAAAATCCGATGGAAAAACCTGTTTTAAATCAGCCTAATTCTAATGATTTTGTAGATGAATTTATCATCGAAAATAATCTCACTGAAACTGATATTCTTATTTTGGGATTAGCTCTGGTTCCGCATATGAAACCTGATTTTTTAAGTTCGATTATTGCCGAATATTTACCAAATGGCGGTGAATTACCTGAGTTTGGCGGAATCAAAACCAAAAACCACCGCGGGATTTTACCAACAGGTGAAACGGCTCAGTTTTTAATTGCAGGAAATGATCTCGAAGAACGAATTTCGTTTTACAACTACCTGCATAACGGCTCTTTTCTTTATAAAAAAAGAATTATCAAATTAGAATCAGTTCCAAATGGTGAACCTAAACTGAGTGGTTTATTGATTTTAGAAGATGAATATATTGAGAAATTCATAACCGGAAAAATTCTGAAACCTCAGCTTAGCAGTAATTTCCCTGCTCAGTTAATCGAAACTCAATTAGACTGGGAAGATTTGGTACTCAATTCCAACACCTTAAATCAGATTAAGGAAATAGAAACCTGGCTCAAATTCAATGAAATTCTGCTTCATGAATGGAACATGAAAACCAAAATAAAACCTGGTTTTAGAGTTATGTTTTACGGCGCACCGGGAACCGGAAAAACGCTTACGGCTTCACTTTTGGGAAAATATACCCAAAGAGATGTCTACCGAATTGATTTATCGATGGTGATTTCGAAATACATTGGCGAAACCGAAAAAAATCTTTCCTCACTTTTTGACAAAGCAGCAGATAAAGACTGGATTTTATTTTTTGATGAAGCCGATGCCGTTTTTGGAAAAAGAACCAATGTTAGAGATGCTCACGATAAATATGCTAATCAGGAAGTTTCATATTTGTTACAGCGTATAGAAAATCATCCCGGATTGGTTATTCTGGCTTCTAATTTTAAGGCCAATATTGACGCGGCTTTTACACGAAGATTTCAATCTATAATTGAATTTGAAGTGCCAACTTATAATGAACGTTTACAGCTTTGGAAAAATAATCTGCCGCAGGGAATTAAAATTGCCGAAGATGTAAACCTCAACGAACTCTCAAAAAAATATGATATTACCGGTGCTAATATTGTAAACATTATTCAATATGCATGTTTGAGAACTTTAGAAGATAAAAACGAAAGTATTAACTTAAATCATCTGCTTCAGGGAATTAAAAAGGAATATGCTAAAGAAGGTAAAATGATGTAA
- a CDS encoding DUF4157 domain-containing protein, producing MPAFKQISKSNPSAPSSINASKGTDFFGVQAKLNIGKSNDKFEVEADRVADQVVANKQTANTDAFFSPSPVVQKKLARNVQKQEEQNKEVQQKTAAETITPVVQLKKELIQNKLDSRTTEKKEINPAFSRSKTLIQHKLEDKTQKKEEAIQKKEEPIQNKTEVKKPEAAPKSKLPIKPLIQNKAEEENVQQKKEEEKQTSDEEKQLQKSAASDANPSDNSNIESTLNSTKGGGSPLTGKIKTEMESGIGADFSNVRIHNNSTAVQMNKQLGAQAFATGNNIYFNEGKYNPNSKEGKHLLAHELTHTVQQGAAIRKKPEPEAVSPAPEMIQGSFLDYVPDWIINQARHIPGYTLFTVIIGYDPLRQIDVERTPINLIEGLMGLIPFGTAIFDKLQEYGILEKVFDWVEGKLSEVGLTVDSILDLVEQVWDEISFPYTGIIDLVTEKFNEVVNRITSFVSATVDQVITWIKEALVDVAEPILAENKAWSLIKKIIKYDPLRDEEVTATTVEILEDFLILIDKQTELEQMREKGTLQKTADWLDTQVGTFTSLLGELRGLITAAWDAIQPANLVNIADNLTALAAQAGGFLQRVWDFASGVALKVLELVKESLLGWLSAQAATVRGYSLVKVIIGRDPFTNETVERSIPNVIRGFMSLMDGGEEQYAQMVETGAIARITGQIEAAVATLNMTPASIIQLFTDLWNSFTIDDLIHPLDAFIRIIEKFGEPIGRLIAFVAEIIRIVIVAILEIMNFPFDLIGNIITRALEAIDDIKRDPIGFLKNILRALKQGFVQFFDNIVTHLINGVTGWLMSELKDANIPVLTDFSLRGVITWVMEVLNISMERIWEKLAAHPRIGPARVARIRSMINTLEGIWTFIKDVQERGMAAIWDKIQEQLSNLWNSVLDAVKNFVMERIVNRITARLLSMLDPTGIMAVINGAMAFFNAIQSFIKYLREMLEVVNSFVNGVADIARGNVATAADYLERTMGQAMPVVIGFLANQVGLTGIGTRIGEMIISVRQMVDEALTWLVNKAVDTGMALLDRAMAMGASVRDAILGWLGLRKPFSTRDGESHNLYFQPGSTNGVLMVASTPKTIEQLVIDRRAEIQQENTATPAKVTENQPKLEALNRITTKRTEVLTLVTQYNAAVDNSSSRQPDDLQRMIDQKMTEIIGDLIIAEISSAGSNNVQTRVVHTSDTGRPKSVIAEPLTTIPGNTAGSTPQQDPVGWDDILIANGNNVTARSNYWVRAHLLNHHLHGPGLSWNLVCGTTETNNNMKTEVENFAKDEVAANPTKQYFYETTVSYLAEQPHKTYLKNFPYQINVQYGELTGNPGNFTRGTARGRSFTQDIPALTNISIASFNESSAGSLKETSDSVTLVGGTIPGSVFQNIVAARREIPSQSFGDSIEGLISHMDNYYTTNGLRTPFAATYGPRLRVLAANYIFMHY from the coding sequence ATGCCAGCATTCAAACAAATATCAAAATCAAATCCTTCTGCCCCTTCTTCTATTAATGCAAGCAAGGGAACGGATTTTTTTGGTGTACAGGCAAAATTGAATATTGGAAAATCTAATGATAAATTTGAAGTAGAAGCTGATAGAGTTGCAGACCAGGTTGTGGCCAATAAACAAACGGCAAACACAGACGCTTTCTTTTCGCCATCGCCGGTAGTGCAAAAGAAATTGGCGCGCAATGTTCAAAAGCAAGAAGAACAAAATAAAGAAGTGCAGCAAAAAACGGCTGCCGAAACCATAACACCTGTTGTACAGCTTAAAAAAGAATTGATCCAAAATAAACTCGATTCAAGAACAACAGAAAAAAAAGAAATCAATCCGGCTTTTTCCAGATCAAAAACGTTAATTCAGCATAAGTTAGAAGATAAAACTCAGAAAAAAGAGGAAGCAATTCAGAAAAAAGAAGAGCCAATTCAGAATAAGACAGAAGTCAAAAAACCAGAAGCTGCCCCAAAAAGTAAGCTGCCCATCAAACCTTTAATTCAAAATAAAGCAGAAGAGGAAAATGTACAGCAGAAAAAAGAAGAAGAGAAACAAACATCAGACGAGGAAAAACAATTACAAAAAAGTGCTGCCAGCGATGCTAACCCAAGCGATAATTCTAATATAGAAAGCACTTTAAATAGTACAAAAGGCGGAGGTTCTCCACTAACAGGAAAAATCAAAACCGAAATGGAATCTGGTATTGGAGCCGATTTCAGTAATGTGCGTATACACAACAATTCAACTGCTGTTCAAATGAATAAGCAATTGGGTGCTCAGGCTTTTGCTACCGGAAATAATATTTATTTTAACGAAGGAAAATACAATCCAAATTCGAAAGAAGGCAAGCATTTACTCGCCCACGAATTAACACATACTGTACAACAGGGAGCGGCCATTAGAAAAAAACCAGAACCAGAAGCGGTCTCTCCTGCTCCCGAAATGATTCAGGGTTCATTCCTTGATTACGTTCCCGACTGGATTATCAATCAGGCGAGACATATTCCGGGCTACACACTATTTACTGTAATTATTGGTTACGACCCGTTACGACAAATTGATGTAGAACGAACTCCAATTAATCTGATAGAAGGTTTAATGGGACTTATTCCTTTTGGAACCGCAATTTTTGATAAACTTCAGGAATACGGAATCTTAGAGAAAGTTTTTGACTGGGTTGAAGGAAAATTGAGCGAAGTTGGTTTAACGGTCGACAGCATTTTAGATTTAGTAGAACAAGTTTGGGATGAAATATCATTTCCTTACACAGGCATAATTGATTTAGTTACCGAAAAATTTAATGAAGTAGTTAACAGAATTACTTCTTTCGTAAGTGCAACGGTAGATCAGGTAATTACCTGGATAAAAGAAGCTTTGGTTGATGTGGCCGAGCCTATTTTAGCCGAAAACAAAGCCTGGTCATTAATCAAAAAAATAATCAAATACGATCCGCTTCGCGATGAAGAAGTTACAGCAACAACAGTCGAAATTTTAGAAGATTTCTTAATACTTATAGACAAGCAAACAGAGCTTGAACAAATGCGTGAAAAAGGCACGCTGCAAAAAACGGCCGACTGGCTTGATACTCAGGTTGGAACTTTCACTTCACTTTTAGGCGAACTCCGCGGACTTATTACGGCTGCATGGGATGCTATTCAGCCTGCTAATCTTGTCAATATCGCCGATAATCTTACCGCACTTGCCGCTCAGGCTGGAGGATTCCTGCAAAGAGTCTGGGATTTTGCTTCGGGCGTAGCACTCAAAGTATTAGAACTTGTTAAGGAATCATTATTAGGATGGCTTTCTGCTCAGGCAGCGACTGTTAGAGGTTATTCATTGGTAAAAGTAATTATAGGACGAGATCCTTTCACCAACGAAACTGTCGAAAGATCGATTCCAAATGTCATTCGAGGTTTCATGAGTCTAATGGATGGCGGAGAAGAACAATATGCACAAATGGTCGAAACGGGTGCCATCGCCCGAATCACAGGTCAGATAGAAGCCGCTGTTGCTACTTTAAACATGACCCCTGCCTCTATCATTCAGCTTTTTACTGATTTATGGAACTCATTTACAATTGATGATTTAATTCATCCGCTGGATGCTTTTATCAGAATTATTGAAAAATTCGGAGAACCAATCGGACGCCTTATTGCTTTTGTGGCAGAAATTATCCGAATCGTAATTGTGGCAATACTCGAAATTATGAATTTCCCATTTGACTTAATCGGAAATATCATAACACGAGCATTAGAAGCCATTGATGACATTAAGAGAGATCCTATTGGTTTCTTAAAAAATATCCTTAGAGCTCTAAAACAAGGATTTGTTCAGTTTTTTGACAATATCGTAACCCATTTAATAAATGGTGTAACCGGCTGGCTGATGAGCGAGTTAAAAGATGCTAATATTCCGGTTCTTACCGATTTCTCTCTTCGAGGTGTCATTACCTGGGTTATGGAAGTACTGAACATCTCAATGGAAAGAATTTGGGAAAAACTAGCCGCTCATCCTCGCATTGGGCCAGCAAGAGTTGCCAGAATTCGCAGCATGATTAATACGCTTGAAGGTATTTGGACATTCATTAAAGATGTTCAGGAACGAGGCATGGCTGCTATTTGGGATAAAATTCAGGAACAGCTCAGTAATTTGTGGAATTCTGTTCTTGATGCTGTGAAAAACTTTGTCATGGAACGCATTGTCAATAGAATTACAGCCAGACTTTTAAGCATGTTGGATCCAACCGGAATCATGGCTGTGATAAACGGCGCAATGGCGTTCTTCAATGCAATACAAAGTTTTATCAAATACCTGCGCGAAATGCTCGAAGTTGTCAATTCGTTTGTTAATGGTGTAGCTGATATTGCCAGAGGAAATGTTGCCACAGCTGCAGATTACCTCGAAAGAACGATGGGACAAGCTATGCCGGTCGTAATAGGTTTCTTGGCAAATCAGGTAGGTTTAACCGGTATTGGTACAAGAATTGGCGAAATGATTATTTCTGTTCGTCAAATGGTTGATGAGGCATTAACTTGGTTAGTAAATAAAGCTGTAGATACAGGAATGGCTTTATTAGATAGAGCTATGGCTATGGGTGCAAGTGTAAGAGATGCTATTTTGGGGTGGCTAGGATTAAGAAAACCTTTTAGCACACGAGATGGTGAAAGTCATAACTTATACTTTCAACCCGGAAGTACAAATGGTGTTTTAATGGTAGCTTCTACCCCTAAAACTATTGAACAATTAGTCATTGACAGAAGAGCAGAAATACAACAAGAAAACACAGCTACTCCTGCTAAGGTAACCGAGAACCAGCCAAAATTAGAGGCATTAAATAGAATTACAACAAAACGAACCGAAGTTCTTACTTTAGTTACTCAATATAATGCAGCGGTAGACAATAGCAGCAGTAGACAGCCAGATGATTTACAAAGAATGATCGATCAGAAAATGACTGAAATTATTGGTGATTTAATTATTGCAGAAATCAGTTCCGCTGGTTCCAATAATGTTCAAACAAGAGTAGTTCATACTTCAGATACTGGCAGACCAAAATCTGTTATTGCTGAACCTCTAACTACAATTCCGGGAAATACTGCAGGTTCTACTCCACAACAAGACCCTGTCGGATGGGATGATATTTTAATTGCAAATGGAAATAATGTTACCGCCAGAAGTAACTATTGGGTAAGAGCACATTTATTAAACCATCATTTACATGGACCAGGATTATCTTGGAATCTTGTTTGCGGCACCACAGAAACAAATAATAATATGAAAACTGAAGTTGAAAATTTTGCAAAAGACGAAGTTGCAGCAAATCCAACTAAGCAGTATTTTTATGAAACAACGGTTTCATATTTAGCTGAACAGCCTCATAAAACTTATTTAAAAAATTTCCCTTATCAAATTAATGTACAATATGGTGAATTAACTGGAAATCCTGGCAATTTTACAAGAGGAACTGCAAGAGGAAGATCTTTTACTCAGGATATACCTGCATTAACGAATATATCCATAGCATCGTTTAACGAGTCTTCGGCTGGAAGTCTAAAAGAAACTTCTGATTCTGTTACTTTAGTCGGAGGAACTATACCAGGCAGCGTATTTCAAAATATTGTTGCAGCAAGAAGAGAAATTCCTTCACAATCATTTGGAGATTCAATAGAGGGGTTGATAAGTCATATGGATAATTATTATACAACAAATGGTCTGAGAACTCCTTTTGCAGCAACATATGGACCACGTTTAAGAGTATTAGCTGCCAATTATATTTTTATGCATTACTAA
- a CDS encoding DUF4157 domain-containing protein translates to MREFEQKKAASHSPSPFFGPKVQKKITTGTVGDKYEVEADNVADKVVNKSKTGGLLQSKKEEGVQQKPISQTISTVQKQDLAQEQPVQKKGEKEEDKKVQKKSDKEEDKKVQKKGEKEEDKKVQKKGEKEEDKKVQKKSDKEEDKKVQKKGEKEEDKKVQKKCADCEKEEKVQKKGTKEEEKPVQKKTQNPETEIQNNELEGKLNSSKGNGNSLDKNTKHEMESGFGADFSNVKIHTDSRAVQMSQELGAQAFTNGNDVYFNEGKYNPGSKEGKHLLAHELTHTVQQTGMVQKSMEDHPENLQNPSNPQFKGNPPLEKANDNEMLISTGHKGGYVSEIQKGLLLWNSNALPKFGADGDFGNETRNAVLGFQIDNELNGQEGIVGPETMGTLDNVVMEQKGGKKTGGCESTVNFKKGPFQSETSAGFFSTAKCPNVTITIDAVAQIVEFHHCSTLEISIDHIGRTKRIIKIDNSGKGHFEETFTMKNHKDIHKLFFTMPEECKGMGDSFTVSGSIKRH, encoded by the coding sequence ATGAGAGAATTTGAACAAAAAAAAGCAGCCAGTCATTCCCCTTCTCCTTTTTTTGGGCCAAAAGTTCAAAAAAAAATAACTACAGGCACTGTAGGAGATAAATATGAAGTAGAAGCCGATAATGTTGCTGATAAAGTAGTAAACAAAAGCAAAACGGGAGGTTTATTGCAATCAAAAAAAGAAGAAGGCGTTCAGCAAAAACCTATTTCACAAACCATATCAACAGTTCAAAAACAAGATCTGGCACAAGAACAGCCTGTGCAAAAAAAGGGAGAAAAAGAAGAGGATAAAAAAGTACAAAAGAAATCTGACAAGGAAGAGGATAAAAAAGTTCAGAAGAAAGGCGAAAAAGAGGAAGACAAGAAAGTTCAGAAAAAGGGCGAAAAGGAAGAGGATAAAAAGGTACAAAAGAAATCCGATAAGGAAGAAGACAAAAAAGTACAGAAAAAAGGAGAAAAAGAGGAAGACAAGAAAGTGCAAAAAAAATGTGCTGATTGTGAAAAAGAAGAAAAGGTTCAGAAGAAAGGAACTAAGGAAGAAGAAAAGCCTGTTCAGAAAAAAACTCAAAATCCAGAAACTGAAATCCAAAATAATGAATTAGAGGGAAAACTCAACAGCTCAAAAGGAAACGGAAATAGTTTAGACAAAAATACAAAACACGAAATGGAGTCTGGTTTTGGTGCCGATTTCAGTAACGTAAAAATTCATACCGACTCACGCGCCGTGCAAATGAGTCAGGAATTAGGCGCACAAGCTTTTACCAATGGTAATGATGTTTATTTTAACGAAGGAAAATATAACCCAGGTTCAAAAGAAGGCAAGCATTTATTGGCACACGAATTAACGCATACCGTTCAGCAGACTGGAATGGTGCAAAAATCTATGGAAGACCATCCTGAGAATCTTCAAAATCCTTCAAATCCGCAATTCAAAGGCAATCCTCCACTTGAAAAAGCAAATGATAATGAAATGCTCATTTCAACCGGACATAAAGGAGGATATGTTTCAGAAATACAAAAAGGTTTATTGCTATGGAACAGCAATGCACTACCAAAATTTGGAGCAGATGGTGATTTTGGAAACGAAACCCGAAATGCTGTACTCGGCTTTCAAATCGATAATGAATTGAATGGTCAGGAAGGTATTGTGGGTCCGGAAACCATGGGGACATTAGATAATGTCGTTATGGAGCAAAAAGGCGGAAAAAAAACAGGTGGCTGCGAGAGTACGGTTAATTTCAAAAAAGGGCCATTTCAGAGTGAAACAAGTGCCGGATTTTTTAGTACTGCAAAATGTCCAAATGTTACCATTACCATTGATGCTGTTGCACAAATAGTTGAATTTCACCATTGTTCTACTTTAGAAATTAGCATAGATCATATTGGAAGAACAAAAAGGATAATAAAAATTGACAACAGCGGAAAAGGACATTTTGAAGAAACATTTACAATGAAAAATCATAAAGACATTCATAAATTATTTTTCACCATGCCCGAGGAATGTAAAGGAATGGGCGATTCATTTACAGTAAGCGGAAGCATTAAACGTCATTAA
- a CDS encoding DUF6734 family protein, whose translation MKQKHKIIYSLDVLPIINNRWNMGDKLKETIYMTALSILYSHMWYDEIELYVDETGFKFLYMLPCAVTKVNNDNRIELWMKSKIKAMELQTKPFVHLDTDIFIKKKIDFIFDDVIVERKEDTYEIHYRKQVEFFNKYTQNLPYWHTHLGYSYNCGIFGFNDLKLRDEFIKSYYDLEKIYIENQQNFTVLKEEGYETCILIEQYTLASLLNYKNNNPTMLLKGENITEHGKHADRIGYSHFFGMKKYDKYVVDEIELRLSKIFPYWYKQIKNALEKEGLIANNPQFV comes from the coding sequence ATGAAACAAAAACACAAGATAATTTATAGCCTTGATGTACTCCCGATAATAAATAACAGATGGAATATGGGAGACAAACTAAAGGAAACGATCTACATGACGGCTCTAAGTATATTATACAGCCATATGTGGTACGATGAAATTGAACTTTATGTAGATGAAACAGGCTTTAAGTTCCTGTACATGCTTCCTTGTGCCGTTACTAAAGTAAATAATGACAACAGAATAGAGCTTTGGATGAAATCTAAAATTAAGGCAATGGAACTGCAGACAAAACCATTTGTTCATTTAGACACTGACATATTTATTAAGAAAAAAATAGATTTTATTTTCGACGATGTAATAGTAGAACGCAAGGAAGATACTTATGAAATTCATTACAGGAAACAGGTAGAATTTTTTAATAAATACACCCAAAATCTGCCTTACTGGCACACACATTTAGGCTATTCTTATAATTGCGGGATATTTGGTTTTAATGATCTCAAGCTCCGTGATGAATTTATAAAAAGCTATTATGATCTGGAGAAAATATATATTGAAAACCAACAAAACTTTACAGTTTTAAAAGAAGAAGGTTATGAAACCTGCATTTTAATCGAACAATATACTCTTGCATCATTATTAAACTATAAAAACAATAATCCTACGATGTTGTTAAAAGGAGAAAACATAACAGAGCATGGAAAACATGCAGATCGTATTGGGTATTCTCATTTTTTTGGAATGAAAAAATATGACAAATATGTTGTTGACGAAATTGAACTTCGGCTCTCTAAAATATTTCCGTATTGGTATAAGCAAATAAAAAATGCATTAGAGAAAGAAGGTTTAATCGCGAATAATCCACAGTTTGTTTAG
- a CDS encoding DUF6734 family protein, whose protein sequence is MKGEPRIIYSLDAYPISNNRWNEGNKFKETIYSTALSILYSHLWYQDIELYADETAYKFLYMLPCRVTKISSNKDAVIWMKSKIDVMEKQTKPFVHLDNDVFIKKKIHFDFDKVIVEQNDYELYGMYQYRLDFFNQYTQDLDYWKPDLGYAFNCGVLGFRDLELRDEFLKVYYDLEEIFIKYNNPEIARIEPCIVLEQYNLAALLHHKNIKPTLLLWKKNLFENSQLADKIGYTHIAGQKKYRIDIVQEIENRLFKVFPYWYKEVKSALEKEGIV, encoded by the coding sequence ATGAAGGGAGAGCCTAGAATAATTTACAGCTTAGATGCATATCCCATTAGTAATAATCGATGGAATGAAGGCAATAAATTTAAAGAAACGATTTATTCGACTGCTTTAAGTATACTGTACAGCCATTTATGGTATCAGGATATCGAACTTTATGCTGATGAAACTGCCTATAAGTTTCTTTATATGCTCCCGTGCAGAGTTACTAAAATCAGCAGTAATAAAGACGCTGTGATTTGGATGAAATCGAAAATTGATGTTATGGAAAAACAAACCAAACCGTTTGTTCATCTTGACAATGATGTTTTTATAAAGAAAAAAATACATTTTGATTTTGATAAAGTAATCGTCGAACAAAATGATTACGAATTATACGGCATGTACCAATATCGTTTAGATTTTTTTAATCAATATACTCAGGATTTAGACTATTGGAAACCCGATTTAGGATACGCATTTAACTGTGGAGTATTGGGTTTTAGAGATCTTGAACTTCGGGATGAGTTTTTAAAAGTGTATTATGATTTAGAAGAAATTTTTATAAAATATAATAATCCGGAAATAGCACGAATAGAACCTTGTATCGTTTTAGAACAATATAATCTGGCCGCTTTATTACATCACAAAAATATTAAACCAACATTATTACTCTGGAAAAAAAACTTGTTCGAAAACAGCCAGTTGGCAGATAAAATTGGTTACACACACATTGCCGGTCAAAAAAAATACAGAATAGATATTGTTCAGGAAATAGAAAACAGGCTTTTTAAAGTGTTTCCGTATTGGTACAAAGAAGTAAAAAGTGCTTTAGAGAAAGAAGGTATCGTTTAA